The Mustela nigripes isolate SB6536 chromosome X, MUSNIG.SB6536, whole genome shotgun sequence genomic sequence AGGCTCTCTGgtatagttaaaaaataaaattcattccaTCTGTAACAATTTTAGTATCTATTACATAATATACATTGTTGTAGAAATGAGCCAACAAATAAAATGGGATAAGGGTTACTGTGAGGGAGGATGGGGTATAATACACTTGATTTCACAGTTATTGGGGTGAAGAATAAGCATAGCGTGTGTAAGAGGCAGGATAGTGTGATAGCAAAATGCCTGAAAATGGAGTTGGACAGATCTGGGCCTGAATTCAGGTTCTTTTCCAATCGTTTAGGCCTTAGTTATTTTACCAGATCTTCTGAACAATTTTCCCCAGAAGTGGGAAAAATAGGATTGCCatgggattaaatgagaaaatgtaatgTGCTTCTCACTGAGCCTAGGtcacaaaataagtcaataaatagtaaccagttattttttaattatttgtaaagaaatattttctgtattagaGACTTGAGCACCTCATTAGAACAACCTTTTTAAGCATTCTAGTTTCGATGCCTATGGGAAAGAGGTAGTAAGTGGAAGTCAGGACAGAAATAGGAAGTGAATTATTTCAGGGCCAGGGAATGGGACAAGCAGAATTAAAGGAACTATCTTTGAATTGAGTGGTTAAAATATCAGGTAATTTAGGGAGACTGCCAAGCATAAATAAGCCCTCAGACTCCTTCCAGCTTCTTGCTTCACTCTCTCAAGAtccaagaaaagaggaaataaagtggTGGTCAAACAGGTCCTGTCCCTCACCACATGGGGGAGCACTTAGGCACATTAAACATGAGCATTGTGACTTCATCACTATGACGCAGAGACTGTGCAAGGGGGTGAAGCAGTAATACTCCCCCaggatcattttcttcttcccctcactTCTGGCCTGTTGGCAGAGAAAGGCCAGATGACAACCTGAAATCCAGCCAAGCCTACAGCTGTAATCGCTGGTGAGGTCAACTCCAGCAAATCAGAGGCATCAATACTCTTTAGGTAGACctttattttacccattctcATTTTGATAGAGGGGTCTCAAAGTACGAATCAAGttgagaaaaaaaacagaaaaatcctaaAGCCTCCCACTACAGCACTGTAGTTAAAGACCCCTCCTCCATCAAGACACTTAGTCACTGGCCAACCAGTCATCTGCCAACCCATCATCGGCTAGCCAGTCCTCAGCCTACCAGTCATAAGTCAACAAGTCCTTAGCCAACCAGGGATGAATCAACTGGGCGTGAACCAATCAGGCATCAAAGAATCAAGCTTACCAGACATGAACCAACCAGggatgagccagccaggcacaagCTTATTTGGTACAAACCAACTGGACATAAATCAACCAAATGCAAGCTTAACTGACATGAACCAACTGAGCATGACACAACCGGGGAGAAGTCAATCAGGCAGAAGTCAACCAGGCACATGCCGTCCAGGTTTGAGCCAACTAGGCCTGAGCCAACCAGCCCTAAGCCAACTAGGCATGAACCAACCAAGCATGAGGCAACCATACTCGAGCCAATTCAGCACAAGTCAACAAAGCATGAGGCAACTAGGCCCAAGCCAACCATTCACAAGTCAACCAGGCCCGAGGCAACCAGGCCTGAGCCAATTCAGTATCAGTCAATCTGGCATGAGGCAACCAGGCTGGAGCCAATCAGGCCCAAGTCAAGCAGGAACAAGTCAATCAGGAACAAGTCATGCAGGTATGAATCAACCAAGTCCAAGCCAACCAGGCATGAGGCAACCGGGCAGAAGCCAATCAGGCATGAGGCAACCGGGCAAAAGCCAATCAGGCATGAGGCAACCAAGCAAGAATTCTTTCCGAGTAAGACCTGCAGAGGCTCATGACTGCCCAGAAATCCTGCGCCTAATTAAAGTAAGCATCTATCTCCTTATTCTGTGGAGTTTCATGACGTTAGTTTAGGGCTGAGAGTAAGGAAGGCTTAgattgggtttgaatcctagctctgctaATTATGACCCATGTACACAACTTTCTGGAAGTTACTGGACCTCTCTAGGCTTCAATTTTCACATCTAAAATCAAGGTCATAACACTATCTACATGAAAATATTGTtgtaataacataaaataaatatacataaatttttttacttaaagtagTGGGCTCAGGAAGTTGGGGGGGATGAATTCGTGGATATTTCAGGGACCTAGTATTTTGTCCCTCCTGgggaatttttaactttaaaagaggATCATAGAGAAAAGGAATGTTTCACTTAAATGAATGACCTATCAGTGATAGAATTTCAGGTATTAATGTACAAGATTTTAGGATGTTTAGGATGTTTAGGATTTTTAGGATGTTTAAGATTTTTCTCGTTGCTTTTAGGACCACACCCAAATGTAGAAGCTAATGATTGTACAGGAAACAATATTCAACTAGAATAATTTTCCATACAATTTCAGACAATTCTTTGACTCCTAAAGCCCATTTTAATGGTTTTCCTGGAAATCATCCCAGTAAAGAGGACAAACTAATATTGACAGTTACTGTGCGGAAGTTCTGTGGTACTCAAAGCAATCACTTATGTGATGCACAACCTAAACAACTCCATATAAAAGTAGTAGCCTAGATTTTTAATGGATTAAATATGAGACTGGAATAAGGCACAAGTTATAGATAAGGGAACCTTATAAAGAGTTTTGCAATGAAAATATTCCCATCTACTAATTTAGGTATACATACTGatttatattgatttatatatatatatgttttcttcctatctatctatccttaAATCAGGTCAAGTTTCTGTTCCCTTTGATCAGAGAATGTGTTTTAATGGCCAAAATAGAATACCATGCATTTTCTAGTGAAATCCATCTGATGGAATGATGCTAGGTCCTATTACAGATCTGTAAGAACTGGGTTATCTATCCTTCTATATCTTCCATTCTGTTCTATCCCCACAAGTTCCCATATCATTTCTCTAACTGGCATTAATCTGCATGATTAGATCACCAATCAAAATACTAGGTACAACATGTTAATTATTCCAGAAGCACACTTTCccatgtaaaaaaattaattttttgtagcTTAGTATCTGACACTCAGTTggcaattaataaatttatttttgaatggcAATGAACTTCTCTATCCATAAAAATTACCTTATCTTTCCAAACATCACCAAGGGAAAAATATATCATGGACTGTCCCACTTAAATGAACCTGTATTTGTGGAGTTCCTGAtcacatttacttttaaatttgcCTCATATACCAGAATATACTCCAGAAGTTTCTTGGGAATAATTCTAGTGAGTATTCACTAGAAAAGTAACAGAAAAGCCAAAATTACTTACTCTTATAGAAATGAGACATTACTTACTCATAGACATGAATGTAATAATTAATTTGCTTTGAGATTTATGCTCTAATAATCTGAAAGTGGGCAATGATTTTCCAAGCATGAGATCCAAACCATCTATTAATTTGAATGTGCAAAACAAATTATATAGTGAAAAGCCACATCAACAAAGTCTAAACTGGGAAAAACACATCACAGGCAAACATGACAGATGTTTCTGTAAAGTCTACTAGCTTTATTGTATATAGACTTTGTGACATCTACCTTCAATATGCAGGAACATTTTTCACTTTACTTCCACCTTTCTGGTTGTATTCAAGTTACCTGGACAATCTTCATGAGTGAGTTATTGACATAGTTGATATTCTCTCTATGTACATTTAGATTTTAAGGTTCTATATGATTGGAGTTAATTCTCACTCACGTCTATTAATATTTACtgtggaagggcacctgggtggctcagtgggttaaagcctctgccttcagtttgggtcatgatcccagcgtcctgggatggagccccgcattgggctctttgctcagcagggagcctgcttcccttcctctctctctgcctgcctctctgcctacttgtgatctatacctgtcaaataaacaaaaaaatctaaaaaaaaaaaattgactgggGCATCTTATGTTAatgaatgctcaataaataagTGCTCAAGAAAAAAACTTCATGATTATCAtagtaaaaatgttattaagcCATAAACTGAATGTTTTCtctactttgataggaattggcTTCCTGTGAAAACATGTTAGATTCA encodes the following:
- the SATL1 gene encoding spermidine/spermine N(1)-acetyltransferase-like protein 1, whose translation is MNQLGVNQSGIKESSLPDMNQPGMSQPGTSLFGTNQLDINQPNASLTDMNQLSMTQPGRSQSGRSQPGTCRPGLSQLGLSQPALSQLGMNQPSMRQPYSSQFSTSQQSMRQLGPSQPFTSQPGPRQPGLSQFSISQSGMRQPGWSQSGPSQAGTSQSGTSHAGMNQPSPSQPGMRQPGRSQSGMRQPGKSQSGMRQPSKNSFRVRPAEAHDCPEILRLIKELASCENMLDSVKLTVTDLLRDGFGDNPLFYCLIAEVHNQQKPSGKVTVGFAMYYFTYDPWIGKLLYLEDFYVIQAYRGLGIGAEMLKRLSQIAIRSQCNCMHFLVVIWNQASIDYYTRRGALDLSSEEGWHLFRFNREELMDMAKEE